The Chloroflexota bacterium genome includes a region encoding these proteins:
- a CDS encoding nucleoside phosphorylase, whose protein sequence is MTYPILEHDPTREALIEPAKVIEPRDMPEHCVICFFREVIERVVEEHDARVLVENRWEDGPHPVYEITHRGQRLAFFHPGVGAPLAAGLLEEVIAFGCRKFIACGGCGVLERDIAVGHLIVVSAAVRDEGVSYHYLPPSREVEAHERGISSLIAVLRNRGIPHRVGKTWTTDAPYRETPDVIARRREEGCLVVEMEAAGMMAVAHYRDVVFGQILYGGDDLSGDEWDNRSWQSRTAIRENLFWICADAVLTL, encoded by the coding sequence ATGACGTATCCCATACTGGAACACGACCCGACTCGCGAGGCGCTCATTGAACCGGCTAAGGTCATCGAACCCCGCGATATGCCCGAGCATTGCGTCATCTGTTTCTTCCGAGAGGTGATCGAGAGGGTCGTTGAGGAACATGATGCCAGGGTGCTCGTCGAGAACCGATGGGAAGATGGCCCCCATCCCGTGTACGAGATCACCCACCGAGGCCAGCGGCTGGCCTTCTTCCACCCGGGCGTTGGGGCTCCCCTCGCCGCAGGTCTTCTGGAGGAGGTGATCGCGTTCGGCTGCCGCAAGTTCATAGCCTGTGGCGGATGTGGCGTGCTTGAGAGGGATATCGCCGTTGGCCATCTAATCGTCGTATCCGCTGCTGTTCGTGATGAAGGGGTTTCCTATCACTACCTTCCTCCCTCTCGTGAGGTTGAGGCCCATGAGAGAGGGATAAGCTCGCTGATTGCCGTGTTGAGGAATCGTGGGATTCCACATCGGGTGGGCAAGACCTGGACCACGGATGCCCCCTATCGGGAGACTCCGGACGTCATCGCGAGGCGGAGGGAGGAGGGGTGTCTGGTTGTGGAGATGGAAGCGGCCGGGATGATGGCCGTAGCTCACTACAGAGATGTGGTGTTCGGTCAAATCCTGTATGGAGGGGACGATCTCAGTGGCGACGAGTGGGATAACCGGAGCTGGCAATCTCGGACGGCCATCCGGGAGAACCTCTTCTGGATCTGCGCGGATGCCGTGCTGACGTTGTAG
- a CDS encoding cystathionine gamma-synthase family protein, which translates to MSESPRMGTRAVWAGEQEDWMQGATQVPVVHSVSFGYRDVDEWLQVALGEKRGHIYSRNTNPTVHAFEEKVRSLEGAEAATSAATGMGIISSTLFALLSPGDRVVSVKDTYGGTNVIFSEFMPRFHIEVTLCDTVDHAQIEEEVAKGCKVLYLESPTNPMLKVVDLARLAAAAHAVGAMVIVDNTFATPINQNPLQLGADLVLHSATKFLGGHADALGGVVCGKREWIERIYHYREINGAALHPMAAYLLLRGMKTLHLRIRQQNASALRIAQFLEGHPAIERVFYPGLASHPGHDIARRQMRGFGGVLSFMLKENSFDALRRFLPRLRYAHAAANLGSVETIVGPPATTSHVECTQEERAALGIPESLVRYSVGIEDTEDLIADLEQALRPFI; encoded by the coding sequence ATGAGCGAATCACCGCGAATGGGAACCCGTGCCGTCTGGGCGGGGGAGCAAGAGGATTGGATGCAGGGGGCCACCCAGGTCCCCGTGGTTCACAGCGTCTCCTTTGGATACCGGGATGTGGATGAATGGCTACAGGTCGCGCTGGGTGAGAAGAGGGGCCACATTTACAGCCGCAATACCAATCCCACGGTGCACGCGTTCGAGGAGAAAGTCCGCAGTTTGGAGGGGGCAGAGGCAGCCACCAGCGCCGCAACCGGCATGGGGATCATCAGCAGCACGCTGTTCGCACTCCTTTCACCGGGGGACCGGGTTGTCTCCGTGAAGGACACATATGGTGGAACCAATGTGATCTTCTCGGAGTTCATGCCGCGCTTCCACATAGAGGTCACACTGTGCGACACCGTTGACCACGCCCAGATTGAAGAGGAGGTGGCGAAAGGGTGTAAAGTGCTGTATCTGGAAAGCCCCACCAATCCCATGCTGAAGGTCGTCGACCTGGCCCGTTTGGCGGCGGCAGCTCACGCGGTGGGGGCGATGGTCATCGTGGACAACACCTTTGCGACGCCCATCAACCAGAACCCATTGCAATTGGGGGCGGACCTGGTGCTGCACAGCGCGACCAAGTTCCTGGGCGGGCACGCCGATGCGCTGGGGGGCGTGGTCTGTGGCAAGCGGGAGTGGATCGAGCGGATCTATCACTACCGGGAGATCAACGGGGCGGCCTTGCATCCCATGGCCGCTTACCTGTTGCTGCGCGGCATGAAGACGCTTCATCTGCGGATCCGCCAGCAAAATGCCAGTGCCCTTCGGATCGCGCAGTTCCTGGAGGGACATCCGGCGATTGAGCGCGTGTTCTATCCTGGCCTGGCATCCCACCCTGGGCATGACATCGCCCGCCGACAGATGCGGGGATTCGGCGGGGTGCTGAGCTTCATGTTGAAGGAGAACAGCTTCGATGCATTGCGCCGCTTCCTGCCAAGGCTACGTTACGCCCACGCGGCGGCCAATCTCGGCTCGGTCGAGACGATAGTGGGGCCGCCCGCTACAACCAGCCACGTGGAATGCACCCAGGAGGAGCGGGCAGCGTTGGGGATCCCGGAGAGCCTGGTGCGCTATTCGGTGGGGATTGAGGACACGGAGGATTTGATCGCGGATCTGGAGCAAGCGCTGCGCCCGTTTATATAG
- a CDS encoding CPBP family intramembrane metalloprotease: MPSFAPSQIVLLVVPPALLGTTYFAFRGLAAWLGPARGYLAGFLFYWVFWCFLASVLIVGPEGLREMFGTPRPRFGKPAWLGFLLLLGPPLVMYVTRFPAEVKGASLTIIIYSALFALANGTMEEVLWRGTYVIAFPDSWLWAYLYPAVWFGLWHLSPQVVYPSEMAGGALAFALMSISLGLVWGWVAKTTGSIQWTVMAHILLNFAGLAGRSFL, encoded by the coding sequence ATGCCATCTTTCGCGCCGTCCCAGATCGTGTTGCTGGTAGTGCCGCCTGCCTTGCTGGGCACGACCTATTTCGCCTTCAGGGGGTTGGCTGCCTGGCTGGGGCCTGCGAGAGGATACCTCGCAGGCTTTCTGTTCTACTGGGTCTTCTGGTGTTTCCTGGCCTCGGTGTTAATCGTCGGCCCGGAGGGACTGCGGGAGATGTTTGGAACCCCGCGCCCGAGATTCGGGAAGCCCGCCTGGTTGGGATTCCTCCTCCTGTTGGGGCCGCCGCTGGTGATGTACGTGACGAGGTTTCCGGCGGAGGTGAAGGGGGCGAGTCTGACGATCATCATCTATTCCGCCCTGTTCGCGTTGGCCAATGGCACGATGGAGGAGGTGCTCTGGCGGGGGACTTATGTGATCGCCTTTCCGGATAGCTGGCTATGGGCATATCTTTACCCGGCCGTCTGGTTTGGGCTGTGGCATCTATCGCCGCAGGTGGTGTACCCCAGCGAGATGGCGGGCGGTGCGCTGGCATTCGCGCTGATGTCCATTTCCCTGGGATTGGTGTGGGGCTGGGTGGCAAAGACGACAGGCTCGATCCAGTGGACGGTGATGGCTCATATCCTGCTCAACTTTGCCGGGCTGGCTGGGCGTTCATTCCTGTGA